The genomic DNA TTCCGTAGGGTGCACTGAGCCTAAGGCGAACTGCACCATCCCCGGCGCCGAATCGGTGCAGTTCGCCTAGGCTCAGTGCACCCTACGAGGCTGAAGTATTCTTGACCGGTTTTCGCAACTCGAAACTCTGACCTCGCCACTGACTCCCTACGCACTGTCAGCCGCGGAACGCACCAGCCGCCAGGCCAGCCCGGCCAGTGGCACCATCAGGGACATCACCAGCAAATAGGGCCAACGATGGTCGAGGGTGTACAGCCCGGTGCCCACCAACGGCCCGAGAATAAACCCAAGCGCCGGGCAGGCGCTGGCCAGCCCGGCCACCCTGCCCTGTTCTTCACTGCTGACCCGCAGGCTAGCCAGGGACATGATCGCCGGCATGCCAAAACCCAGCCCAAGACCTACCAGCAGCACCGCAAAGCTCATCACCCATTGCTGGTCTGCCAGCCACAGAATCAGCGCTCCCCCGCCAAGCGCAGGCACCGCCAGGGCGATCAACAGCGTGGCAGGGGCTCGCAGCCATTGCACCACCACAATCTGGCCGAACAATGAGGTGACGGCCGCTGCCATCATGGTCAGGCCAAGGGCGCGGGCGGCTGCCGCCGGTGACAGCCCGAAGTGGTCCTGAAACAGGAAGCCCAGGGTCTGCTGAATCAGCGCAAAACTCATGAACAGCATCACCCCGGTAAGCAGTAAGTCGCGCAGGCGCGGATCCGCATAGGCGCCGAGCCCGCTACGCAGCACCTTGCCCAGCGACACCGTGCGGGCCATAGGCTGGTGCGGCGATGGGGGGAGCCACAGCGCTGTGGCTATGGCCATAAGCGCAGTCAGCGCCGCCACCC from Alcanivorax sp. includes the following:
- a CDS encoding MFS transporter gives rise to the protein MSSLNSSSAATNPNPGTLSHTILLTAVAVTALGQTLVFTLLPSLGRATGLAEMQVGLIISCSSLVFALASPVWGTLSESLGRKRVLVIGLSGYSLGTLMFAVVFDIGLHGGLAGGLLVAGLVLSRMVQAAIMAATPAAAAAYTADITTPEQRTQGMGRIGAANNLGTVIGPVSGGILAAVGLVFPLYGVAALTALMAIATALWLPPSPHQPMARTVSLGKVLRSGLGAYADPRLRDLLLTGVMLFMSFALIQQTLGFLFQDHFGLSPAAAARALGLTMMAAAVTSLFGQIVVVQWLRAPATLLIALAVPALGGGALILWLADQQWVMSFAVLLVGLGLGFGMPAIMSLASLRVSSEEQGRVAGLASACPALGFILGPLVGTGLYTLDHRWPYLLVMSLMVPLAGLAWRLVRSAADSA